Genomic segment of Pseudomonadota bacterium:
GTCGCCGTTTATATCGCCGAGATAGCCGAGACGGAAGCCGAGCCTTTCATCCAGGACATTTCCTTTCACGTTCAGGACGTCGACGAGGTTGGCGCCCACAACGTCGTTCAGATGAACCATGCCCACGTTGGGTATGCCGGTTATTGGATCGACGGTGGTGCGCGCGCCTATGAGCAGATCGATCCCACCCCCGAAGGTTACGCCCGTACTGTCGGTCACGACGACCATATTGCCGAAACGCGCGTCGGCAACTGCGGGCGCGTTCTCCGCATAGGCCAGCCCTGCCGCCGGATCGGCGTCACCGTAGTATAGCCTCGCCAGGCCGTCGTTCGTGTTGGCAGAGTAGTCGCCCACCAGAAAGTCAGCGAAGCAGTCGCCGTCGTAGTCCCCCGGGTTGTCGGGCGTCTCGATGACCTTGTTGGCGGTGGGCAGGGTGATATCCTCGAACGCATCGCCCTCGGAGTCCGCTATCACGCCCTCAGCGAAGCCGATCTCGTACTCGGAGCACCACGCCAGAGGGGCGCATATCGTCGCCTGGCTCCCGGCGCCGTCCCACCATATGGTCGCGCTGAGTTCGTCCCCTCCGGCATCGCTTATCGAGACCGCATCGGCGACCGAGGCCTGATCGATCTCAGGGAGCGCGTCGCCGGCGTTCTTCACCGCGAAGGTCGCGACCCAGCAGCCGCGCTCCGCGTCCTGGCCGAGCGTCATCACGATCGGCACCGCGTCGTCGCCGCCTCCGTCGAACTTGAGCGCGCCGCCGCATCCCGAAAGCGAGGCTGCGAGCAGCGACGCCGCTGCCAGTGCCATGCACGCCCTCGCATATCTGAACGGTTTGAATGTAGTCATATCCCTCGCTCCTTATGAATCGGTTCACATCCCCATGGAACCGGCATAACCATAAGCATGCATTATGGATGCCAAAATGGAGAGGGCGTTTCTAAGTGTATCTTCATGTTTTATAATGTTTTTTTGAGAGGGGTGCGAAGGCAAGGGGTAAAAATGACCCTCATTTTCGAGAAAAGTGTCAAATCCGTGGCGCTTTTTTGTTTGATGATCGAATTCAGTCTGTTAAGAGCCGTGACTCGTGACTCGTAACTCGTGACTCGTGACTGGCGGGCATACTCCGGGTTCCGGGTTCCAGGTTCCAGGTTCCGGGTCCCGAAAAGGAGGTCTTCAAATGTTCAAAGGCGTGATGACAGCGGTCATAACCCCGTTCGTTGACGGAAGGATCGACGAGAGTGCGCTGAGAAAACTCATCGACTGGCAGATCGCCGAGGGGATCGACGCGATCGTGCCCTGCGGAACGACAGGCGAAGCGGCCACGCTCTCATACGAGGAGCAGGACCGCGCGGTGCGCGTGGCGGTCGAGCAGGCGGCGGGCCGCGTGCCGGTGATCGCTGGCGCGGGCTCCAACTCCACGTCCAACGCGATCAAGCTGGCCAGACAGGTCAAGGCGGCGGGCGCGGACGCGATGCTCCAGGTAACCCCGTTCTACAACAAACCGACGCAGGAGGGGCTCCATCAGCACTTCCGCGCGATCGCAGAGGTGGTGGACCTGCCCATGGTGCTCTACAACGTGCCCGGAAGGACCGCGGTCAACATACTGCCCGAGACCGTTGCGAGGCTGGCGAAGATCGATTCCATCGTGGGCGTGAAGGAGGCATCGGGCAGGATCGAGCAGATCCGCGAGGTCCTGCGGCTCACCCCCGACGGGTTCGCCGTGCTCTCCGGCGACGACGGGCTCAACTTCGAGGTCTACCGCGCCGGCGGCGCAGGCGCGATATCGGTGGTCTCCAACGTTGCGCCGAAGCTCGTCTCAGCGGTGTGGGACGCGTTCGATGCGGGCAGGGCCGATGAGGCATCGCAGATGCAGCGAGATCTCGATCTCCTCAACAAGGCGATGTTCATAGAGACCAACCCGATACCGGCAAAGACCTCGCTGGCGATGATGGGCCGCTGCGCAGAGGAGTTCAGGCTGCCAATGACTCCCATCTCAGAGGAGCACAGGGCAGAGCTCAAGGACATACTGGTGAAGTACGGGATATTATGAATGATGAACAATGACTGATGAATGATTGGTGGTGAGTGGTGAGTGGTGAATAACATGATCAGGATCGTGGTGACAGGCGCGAAGGGGAGGATGGGCCGCAAGGTCGCCGAGCTCGTGCGCGCGGCTTCCGATCTCTCGCTCGCCGCGGAGATCGACGCCGGCGACTCGCTGGCCGCGGCGGCCCGCGCCTGCGACGTGATCGTGGACTTCACGACCGCGGCCGCCTCGGCCGAGAACGCGGCGATCGCCGCATCGGCCGCAAGGCCGATCGTCATCGGGACCACAGGCCTGGGCGATGCGGAGAGGGCCGCGATAAAAGGGGCCTCATCGCGCGTCCCCGTCGTGTGTGCGCCGAACATGAGCATAGGCGTCAACGTGATGTTCGCGCTGGTCGCGACAGCGGCGCGCGCCCTCGGTGGCTCCTACTCCGTGGACATCGAGGAGACCCACCACGTGCATAAGCTGGACAGCCCCAGCGGAACGGCGAAGAGGATCGCGGAGATCGCGGCCCGCGAGCGGGGCCCCGAGGAGATCGAGGTGAGATCGGTCAGGCGCGGCGAGGTGGTCGGCGACCACGAGATACGCTTCGTGTCCCCGGACGAGAGGCTCTCGATCGCGCACAGCGCCGGCGACCGCTCCATATTCGCGCGCGGCGCCGTGGCCGCGGCCCGCTGGATCGTGGGCAAACCGCCCGGCCTCTACGACATGGGCGATGTGCTGGGGCTGAGATCAGAAGCCGAGGGGCCAGGAAGCTGAGAGGCTGAGAAAAATGCACACGGCCTACATAGGGATAGGGTCTAATCTCGGCGACAGGCTCAGGAACTGCAGGGCTGCAATCGATCGCCTCGCCTCGTATCCGGAAATCAACATCACAAGGGTATCCCGCTGGTACGAGACAGGGGCGATACCTGCCCTGCAGGCCGGCGCAAAACTGCCCGACTACGTAAACGGCGCTGCGGAGATCGAGACCTCGCTGTCACCGGAGGGGCTGCTCGCCACGCTCCAGGAGGTGGAGGCCGGGATGGGCCGCACGCTCCCCAGGCCAAAGGGCCAACCCAGGACAATGGACCTGGACCTGCTGCTTTTCGGCGCGGAAACGGTCGATATGCCGGGGCTTGCGGTCCCCCATCCGGGGCTCTCCAAAAGATTGTTTGTGCTCCTGCCGCTGTGTGATATAGCGCCTGATGCGGTCGACCCTAGGTCCGGCCTCACGGCGGCGCAGATGAAGGACCTGCTCACAGCCGGCGACCGCCGCATCGCCGAACGGATCACCGTTCACCATTCACCGGTCACGGCTTGACGGACACGGAGGGACTAAGATGAAGCTCTTCATAGACACCGCGAAGATCGAGGAGATCAGGGAAGCCAACGCCATGGGCGTGCTCGACGGGGTGACAACAAACCCGTCCCTGGTATCGAGGACCGGCCGCGACTTCAAGACCGTGGTCCACGAGATACTCAGGGAGATTCCGGACAGGCCGGTGAGCCTCGAGACCACGGCGCTGGACGCCCCGGGGATGATCGAGGAGTCGAAGAAACTGGCCGACCTCGGAGAGAACGTCGTCTGCAAGATCCCGACCACGGTAGAGGGGCTCAAGGCGATCCGCTCCCTCTCGGAGATAGGCATAAAGACCAACTCCACGCTCTGCTTCTCGCCGAACCAGGCGCTGCTCGCGGCCAAGGCGGGCGCATCGTACATCAGCCCCTTCGTAGGGAGGCTCGACGACATCACCCAGATCGGCATGGACCTCGTCGACGACATCGTGCGCATCTACGACAACTACGAGCTCCCCACCGAGATCATCGTGGCCAGCGTCCGCAACCCGATACACGTCCTGGAGGCCGCGCGGATGGGCGCGGACATCTGCACGGTGCCGTTCGACGTGATAAGGCAGCTCATGAAGCACCCTCTCACCGACATCGGCATCGAGAAGTTCCTTGACGACTGGAAGAAAGTGCCGAAGTGACATACAAGGAGCAACCGATGTCCTTCATCAACGAGAACTCAAAAGAGATCAACTGCAAGATCGTCTACTACGGGCCCGCGCTGTCGGGGAAGTCGACGTCGCTCAGGCACATCTACGGCGAGGTGAAGAGGGGCGCTCCGGGCAGCATGATCTCGCTGGCACAGGACGACGACCGCACGCTCTACTTCGATTTCGTGCCGCTGAACCTCGGCGAGATCGGGGGCTACACTGTGAGGCTGCATCTCTACACGATCCCCGGCGAGGTGGGCTACAGGCAGAGCCGCGCGCTGATCTCGAAGGGCGTGGACGGGGTGGTGTTCGTGGCCGACTCGCAGCTCCCCAGGATGGAGGACAACATCAAGAGCCTCACGGGGCTGAAGGAGATACTGATCGCCGAGGGGCACGACTGGAAGTCGGTGCCCATGTCGTTCGCGTACAACAAGCGGGATCTTCCCCGCGCGATGCCCCCGGCCGAGATGTCCCGCTACCTCAACGCCGAAAAGAGGGACGAGTTCGAGACCGTGGCGATCCGGGGCGACGGGGTGTTCGACGCCTTC
This window contains:
- a CDS encoding 4-hydroxy-tetrahydrodipicolinate synthase, which translates into the protein MFKGVMTAVITPFVDGRIDESALRKLIDWQIAEGIDAIVPCGTTGEAATLSYEEQDRAVRVAVEQAAGRVPVIAGAGSNSTSNAIKLARQVKAAGADAMLQVTPFYNKPTQEGLHQHFRAIAEVVDLPMVLYNVPGRTAVNILPETVARLAKIDSIVGVKEASGRIEQIREVLRLTPDGFAVLSGDDGLNFEVYRAGGAGAISVVSNVAPKLVSAVWDAFDAGRADEASQMQRDLDLLNKAMFIETNPIPAKTSLAMMGRCAEEFRLPMTPISEEHRAELKDILVKYGIL
- the fsa gene encoding fructose-6-phosphate aldolase; the protein is MKLFIDTAKIEEIREANAMGVLDGVTTNPSLVSRTGRDFKTVVHEILREIPDRPVSLETTALDAPGMIEESKKLADLGENVVCKIPTTVEGLKAIRSLSEIGIKTNSTLCFSPNQALLAAKAGASYISPFVGRLDDITQIGMDLVDDIVRIYDNYELPTEIIVASVRNPIHVLEAARMGADICTVPFDVIRQLMKHPLTDIGIEKFLDDWKKVPK
- the folK gene encoding 2-amino-4-hydroxy-6-hydroxymethyldihydropteridine diphosphokinase; protein product: MHTAYIGIGSNLGDRLRNCRAAIDRLASYPEINITRVSRWYETGAIPALQAGAKLPDYVNGAAEIETSLSPEGLLATLQEVEAGMGRTLPRPKGQPRTMDLDLLLFGAETVDMPGLAVPHPGLSKRLFVLLPLCDIAPDAVDPRSGLTAAQMKDLLTAGDRRIAERITVHHSPVTA
- a CDS encoding gliding-motility protein MglA; the encoded protein is MSFINENSKEINCKIVYYGPALSGKSTSLRHIYGEVKRGAPGSMISLAQDDDRTLYFDFVPLNLGEIGGYTVRLHLYTIPGEVGYRQSRALISKGVDGVVFVADSQLPRMEDNIKSLTGLKEILIAEGHDWKSVPMSFAYNKRDLPRAMPPAEMSRYLNAEKRDEFETVAIRGDGVFDAF
- the dapB gene encoding 4-hydroxy-tetrahydrodipicolinate reductase, with the translated sequence MIRIVVTGAKGRMGRKVAELVRAASDLSLAAEIDAGDSLAAAARACDVIVDFTTAAASAENAAIAASAARPIVIGTTGLGDAERAAIKGASSRVPVVCAPNMSIGVNVMFALVATAARALGGSYSVDIEETHHVHKLDSPSGTAKRIAEIAARERGPEEIEVRSVRRGEVVGDHEIRFVSPDERLSIAHSAGDRSIFARGAVAAARWIVGKPPGLYDMGDVLGLRSEAEGPGS